The genomic interval CGTACGGGACGTGGTGGGAGCGCCTACCGGCGCTGGCCTTCCCGCCGGAGCATCCGTTTCATCACTCGCTGATTGGGTCGATGGAGCACCTGAGCGATGCGACGCTCGAGGATGTCGCCGACTTCTTCCGTACGTACTACACGCCGGACAACGCGGTGCTGTCGATTGTTGGAGATTTCGACACCGCTGAGGCGAAGGCGCTGGTGGAGGCGCATTTCGGCGCCATTCCGCGCGGGAGCGGTCGCCCTCCGCTCCCCGACATGTCGGTACCATCGGTCTTTGGGGAGTGGCGTCGCGAAGTGGTGGCCGACGACGTGATGGTGCCGCGCCTTTTCCTGGCGCTGCGGAGCCCGGTACTTGGCGCCGACGCGTACTTCGCCGCGTCGGTAGCGGGGGGAGTGCTGGGAATGGGGCGTGGGAGCCGGCTCTACCAGCAGCTGGTGCGCGAGCGTCAGCTGGCGAGTGCTGTCTCGGTCTTCACCTTCGACCTGGCCAAGGGGACCGATCTCCTGATCATCGACATCACGGGGCGGCCCGGCGTGTCGGGGGAGACGCTCGAGGCGGCGGTGGGCGAAGTGCTGGACACGATGCAGAGCGATGGGGTGCGCGAGGCTGAAGTGTCACGGGCCACCGCCATGATCTGCACCGACCTGGTTTCGTCGCTGCAGTCGGCGCAGGGGCGCGCCGACAAATTGTCCCAGTTTGCGACCTATTTCGGCGATCCGGCACAAGCCAACGCGCTCGTGGATCGCTTCCAGCGTGTGAGTGTTGACGACGTGAACCGCCTGGCGCGCGAGCGCTTCGGGCGCGACAATCGCGCCACGCTGCTGTATGTCCCGCGCGCGGGAGAGGATGCGGGGGCGGCTGGTGGTGGTGCGGCTGATGGGACAGCCGTGGAGGTGGGGCGATGAGCGGATCGACTTCCGGCGGACGCCCCACGCCAGGCGTGGCGCGCCCCTATGCGTTTCCCGCCGTGGAATCGCAGCGCTTTGCCAACGGCCTCGAGGCACTGGTGGTTCCGTTGCGGCGGCTCCCGCTGGCCACCGTGCTCCTGATGTCGGATGCGGGCGCCGAGTGCGACGCGGTTGCAGCTGCGGGCACGGCCCAGCTGACCACCGAGGCGCTGGCCGAGGGGACGCGATCGCGCGACGCGGTCGCGCTGGCCGGGACGTTCGAGCAGCTCGGCGGGTCGCTGGATACGGGGGTGGCGTGGACGCACGCCACGTGCAGCACGACGGTGCTGGCCACGCGGCTGCCGGGTGCGTTGCAGCTGCTGGCCGAGGTGCTGCGCGAGCCGTCGTTCCCCGAGGGGGAAGTTGATCGCCTGCGTGAGGAGCAGCTGGCGGCGCTACTGCAGCAGCGCGCCGAGCCGCGCGGGTTGGCCGACGACATGTTCGCGCGCTTCTGCTTTGTCGCGGCGAGCCGCTATGCCGTGGGCGAAGCGGGCGACGAGGCAGGAGTGGCGCCGTTGACGCGGCGCGAGGTGGTCGCGCACCACGCGCGCTATGTCGTGCCGGCGCGCAGCCGGGTGATCGTGGTGGGCGACGTGGAGGTGGCGCAGGTGATGCAGCTGGCGGAAGAGACGCTGGGCGCGTGGCGGCGCGATGGCGAAGTTGCCCCCGCGATCGATGTCGGCGCCGCTACCGCCGGACGTGGGCTCCACCTCGTGGCAAAGGACGACGCCCCGCAGACCGAGTTGCGCATCGGGCACCCCTCGGTGCCGCGCGCCCATCGCGACTTCCATGCGCTCACCGTGATGAACGCGATCCTGGGCGGACTGTTCAACTCGCGCATCAACCTCAACCTGCGCGAGGTGCACGCCTACACGTACGGTGCCTTCTCGCAGTTCGACTGGCGCCGCTACGCGTCGCTGTTCGAAGTCTCCACCGCGGTGCGCAGCGACGTGACCGGGGCGGCGGTCACCGAGATCATGGGCGAGATCGCGCGCATGCGCGACGAACGGGTGAGCGACGCCGAGTTGTCGCTGGCGGTGGACTACCTCACCGGGGTCTTTCCCATTCGCTTCGAGACGTCGGCCGCAATTGCCGGGGCGCTGGCGACGCGCGCTGGATTTGCCCTCCCGGCGAACTACTTCGACGAGTATCGCGCCCGCATCGCCGCGGTCACCGCCGACGATGTGCTGCGCGTCGCGCAGCTGCACCTGGACCCGGCTCGCCTGCAGGTGGTGGCGGTGGGTGACCCGTTGCAGGTGCGCGGACAACTGGAATCACTCGCCCTGGGCGAGGTGCGCAGCTACGACGCGACCGGTGCGCGCCTCGAGGGGTGACTCCGGGGCCGCCCATACGACCCCTATTTCGTACTGAGGTGTGACTAAAGTGAGCGACTCCACGCGGGAATCCCCGAAGCACGCGGTCAGCAGCGCCGACGACGGCGCCACCGGCGACTCTCCGCGGGTGGGTTCGGTGCGTGCCTACCACGGTCGCGTCCTGAATGTCGACCTCGACCGCGTGCGCTTTCCCAACGGGACACTCGGCGAGCTGGAGATGATCCGGCATCCCGGCGCCTCGGCGGTGCTCCCCTTCGCCAGCGATCCGGCGGGCGACGATCCGCAGCTCCTCCTCATCCGCCAGTACCGGTATGCTGCGGAGCGCTTCATCTACGAGATACCGGCGGGGCGGCTGGACCCGGGAGAAACGCCCCTGGCCTGCGCAACTCGCGAACTCCTGGAGGAAACGGGTTGCACCGCTGCGCGTGTCGAACACCTGATCACGATCTACACGACGCCTGGCTTCACCGACGAGAAGATCCACCTCTTCATGGCGACGGGACTCACCATGGGGGAGAGCCGGCTGGAGGCGGACGAGTTTATCGAGGTCGTCACCAAGCCGCTCTCCGAGGTCCTGCGACTCATCGAGCAGGGAGAGGTGGTCGACGGCAAGACGCTCGTGGCGATTCTGTACGCCGCAGGTTTTCGCTGCGGCCGCTGAGCTGGCTGAGCTCGCAGGGGGCGCGAGGCGCGTGGGGTGGGGGACCGGTGAGGAGTGTCCTGAATTCAGGAACAGCGAGCTGTCATCCCCAGAGGACGGGGAGGTGAAACTGGCCGGGACGTAACGTGACGTGCGACACTGTAACTACAAGCAAAACCCGTAGTTATGGTATCTGTCACAGTGGCGGAGTGGTTGGGCACGCGGCGTGCCCTTACCGGGAACAGGACTACGGGACCGCTCATGTGTCCACGGGTCCGGATGCACGCGACCAACCAGCGAGACCAAAGAGGAGACGCACCATGGCTGACTCTGCACTCCAATCGGCGCACCTTACCGCGGGGCACGCGGTCAGGGAGCAGCTCCGACAGGTGGATGACGGTGCGGTGGTCAGCGCCTTCCTCACGGGTGAGGAGCGTGCCTTCCAGGAGTTGGTCGATCGCTACCAGACGCGCCTGCTGAACTTCATCTACCGGACCATCGGTGACCGTGAGCGCGCGGAGGACCTCGTGCAGGAGGTGTTCATCCGCGTGTACCGCCACCTTCATCGCTTCGACCGGTCGAAGAAGTTCTCGACGTGGATCTACACCATCGCGTCGAACCTGGCCAAGAATGAGCTGCGGAACCGCTCGCGGAATCCGCTCGTGCTTTTCCAGGCGATCCGCAAGAACTGGCAGGACGAAGATCGTCCGCTCCAATTCGAGGATCCGGCGTCGCGCCCCGATGACCTCTATCGCAAGCGCCACCTGCGCGAGCTGGTGGAACTGTCGGTGGAGCGCCTGCCAGAACACCATCGCCAGGTGTTCGTGCTGCGTGAACTCGAGGGGAAGTCGTACGAGGAGATTGCCGAGATCACCGACTGCAACCTGGGAACGGTGAAGTCCCGGTTGAACCGGGCGCGGAACGCCTTCGCGGCGATCATCAGTCCGGGGCTGCGGTAAGCCGGCGACGAACGCCGCTCGAGTGCCAGGGCGCGGGGCCCCTCATGGAAACCAGGTGAGGGGCCCTTCGTCTTTCAGTATGGCGAGCGCTAGCATTCGGTGTACGCCGTGTGCACAATGGGAACCCGACTCGATCGAGTGGGTACCCTCCCTCGTCGCCAGCCTACCCCGGTTCCCCGCGTCATGGATTGCAGGTCGTTTCGCCGCCAACATCTCGCCTTCGTCGATGACACCCTGCCTGGGGTGGACGTGGTGTGCATGGAACGCCACCGATACGAGTGCGAGTCGTGCGCGCGGTTGGACCGCGACGTTCGGCGCAGCCTTCTCCTGATCCGGAACAACCTCCCGGCAATCCAGCCCTCAGCCGACTTCTCGGCGCGCCTGGCCAGGCGCCTCGATGACGAGCGTCGGCGTGCGGCCGCTCCCGCGCCGCTGTTCCGCGGGCCCGGGATGAGTGGCTTTCTGTCGATGTCCATCGGTGTCGTCGCGCTGGGGCTCTTCGCGGTCGTGATGCGCGACGGCGGTGCGGCGCCGAGCGAGGCCAGCAACGTGGCTCGCCTGCCAAGCGTGGTGTATCGGCCGAATGGGGTGCCGTTGGGCGTGAACGCGACGCTTCCCGTGGCGCCTCCCGCATTTGTTGCATCGGTTTCGACGGGGATGGCGGTATGGCCGGCGCTCCTGATGATGGAGGAGGCGCAATCGCGCTATGCCGGGCGTCGCCGTGAGGCGGCGGTGCGCGCGGTGAGCTACACGGTGGAAGCACAAGCGCACTAGGGGCGCGCGCGCCGCTGCTGGCGCGAGAAGGGTACGGGAAGGGGGGCGGCCGGCGCGCTATATTGGGGCACCATGAGTGCCCAGGGGCTCCGCGAGCTGCGGAAGGCGATCGTGAGCAAGGCCTTCGAGCCGGCGTACTTCTTTCACGGCGACGACGAGTACCGGAAGGAGAGCGCCGTGCGGGAGTTGATCGCGGGAGCGGTCGATCCGGCCACGCGCGACTTCAACTTCGATCTCCTGCGCGGGGGCGAGGTGACGCCCGAGCAGCTCGCGTCGGCGGCGAACACGCTTCCCATGATGGCCGAGCGGCGCGTGGTGGTGCTGCGCGATGTCCCGGCCCTCAAGAAGGATTCGCGCGCGGTGCTCGAGCGGTACCTCACGCGCCCCTCGTGCGATACGGTGCTGATCCTCGTTGCACCTGCCGGAGCCAAGCCGGAGAAAGGGCTGGACCATGGCGTGGTGTCGCTGCCGTTTCCCGTGCTGCGCGACCAGGAGCTGATGGAGTGGGTGTCGCGGCATGCGCAGGAGGTGCATGGCGTGACGATGACGCAGCGCGCGGTCTCGCTCCTGTTCGAGTCGGTGGGGAGTGACACGGGGCAGCTGGCGTCGGAGGTCGACAAGCTCGTGTCCTACACGCAGGGAGCGACGATCGACACCGACGCTGTGGCTGCGGTGGTGGGGGTGCGGCAGGGGGAGTCGCTGGGAGACTTCCTGGACCGGGTCGCGGCGCGCGATGCGGCGGGGGCGCTGGCGCTGATCGAGCACGTGTTGCAGCTGCCGAAGTCGGGGCTCGTCCCGATCATCATCGCCCTCAGTGTGCAGACGCTGGCCATGGGGTGGGCGCGGCAGGCGCGGGATCGCGGCGTGTCGGAGGCGCGGCTGGGGAGCGAGCTGTTTGCCCTGTTGAAGGAGACCGGTGCCTATCCCATGCGCTCGTGGAGCGAGGCGACCGATTGCTGGAAGCGAAACGTGGCGCGCTGGGATGCGACGAGCATCGACGCCGCGCTGGCGGCGCTGCTTGCCGCCGACCGCGCGGCCAAGGACACCAAGCTCTCCTCGGACGAGCAGATGCTGGCCTCGCTGGTGTGCGCGATGTGTGCGCCGGCGCGGCGTCTCGCAGCCTGACTCGCCCTGCGCAACTGAACCCAGCCTGGCGCGGCCTGTTGCGACCCAGGCGTCCACAGCGATCCCGAGCGAGCCAGCACGTCATGCAGCTGTTCTTCTCCCACCTTCCAGTTCGCCACGTCTTCCGCCACGCTCCACGAATGCCTTCGTTGCCGCCGCTGCTTCCGCTACGAACGCTCTTCAAGCGCCGCACTGAGCGTCGTGATGCGCCAGATGCGAGGACGGTAGCTATCGTGACGGCAGTGAGCATGCGTGGCGTGCGTGCCGCCATGGTGGCGCTCGGCGCAGTTGCCATCGTTGCGCCCGCGACGGCGCGGGCGCAACGCACGGATGCGGCAGCGGCGCCCAGTGCGATCCTGTCGCGCGTGCAGCGGATGGTGAACGGCGGCGATCGCGATGGTGCGCGCGCGTTTGCCGACTCGGTGGTGCAGGCGTCGCCAGAGGGGAGCGCGGCGTACGTGGAGGCGCTCTACGCGCGCGCATTCGCCTCGCCGAGCGCGGTGGAGGCAGAGCGTGACTACCTGCGGGTGAGCGTGGAGTATTCGCTGTCGCCGCGCGCGGAGGATGCCACGATGATGGTGGCGCAGCTCAAGCTCGCGCGGGGCGACCGGTTGGGGGCGCGCCGCAACTTCGAGCGCCTGGTGCGCGAGCACCCGGAGGGGAGCCAGGCATCGAAAGCCGCCTTCTGGGCGGGGCGGCTGGCGATCGAGGATGGCGACCTGCCGCACGGCTGCCAATCGTTAGCCACCTCGCGCGCGAAGGTCTCGGCCGACGACGTGGAGCTGGTGAACCAGATCGACTACTACCGCCAGCGGTGCAGCGCGGCGGCGCTGGCTGCCGCGGCGCCGGCGGACACGGCGGCTGCCGCCGCGAGCACGGCCAAGGGGGCGACCACGCCCGGGGCGGGGAGCGCGAAGGCCAGGCCGAAGACGGCCCGGGAGAAGGCGCAGGAGCGCGCCGATTCCGTGCGCGCCGAGAGGGCGCGCGTGGAATCGGCGCGCAAGGAACGGGTACGCCTCGAGCAGGAGCGCGTTGCAGCTGAACGCGCGGAGAAGCTGCGTGTAGCGCTGGAGCAACGTGCCGCGCAGGAGCAGGCGGCGACGCAGGAACGCATCGCGCGCGAACAAGCCGAGCGCCAACGAGCCGCCGATAGCGCGGCCGCGGTTCCCGGGAAGGTGTTCACGGTGCAGGTGGCGGCCTTTCCCAAGCTGCGCGACGCCGAAGCGTTGAAGGAGGTGCTGCAGCAGCGCGGTTATGAGGCGCGGGTGTGGGGGGCCAAGGCGCCGTTCCGCGTGCGGGTGGGGCGCTATGCCACGCATGAAGAGGCCGACGCGGCGTTGGCGCGCATGAAGGGGTCGCGCTTGAACGGGATGGTCGTCGAAGCCGAGCCGCAATGAGCCACCGATGAGCCGCCGATGAGTCGCGACGCGACGCCGTTGATGCAGCAGTACCGGGACATCAAGGCCCGCCACCAGGAGGCGATCCTGCTGTTCCGGATGGGCGACTTCTACGAGATGTTCTTCGAGGACGCCGAGGTGGCGTCGCGCGTGCTGGGGTTGACGCTCACCAGCCGCAACAACGGGGGCGCATCCGACGTGCCGTTGGCCGGCGTGCCCGTGAAGGCGGTGAATGACTACCTGCGCCGGCTCGTGCAGCAGGGGTTCCGCGTCGCCATCTGCGAGCAGGTGGAGGATCCCAAGCTGGCCAAGGGGATCGTGCGACGCGAAGTGGTGGAGACCATCACGCCCGGGGCCGCCTTCGCCGACGACCTGCTGGACGTCACGCGGAACAACTTCCTGTGCGCGGTGCACCGTGACGGCGACACGTTCGGAATTGCAGCTGCCGACGTCTCGACCGGGGCGTTCCACCTGGTGATTGCGCCGGCGCGCGATGCCGGGGCGGCGCTGGCGCGCTTTGCGCCGAGCGAGGTGTTGGTGGCGCGTGGCACCTCGCTGGTAGGGGCGGCGGCCGGTGAGCTGAGCGCCGACGGGGCGCTGGTGACCGAGCGCGACGCTTGGGAGTTCGACCCGGAGCTGGCGCGCGAGGAGCTGGCGCGGCACTTCGGCGTGCACTCGCTGGAGGGCTTTGGCGTGGGGGGCGACGCGGCACCGGCGGTGGGGGCGGGGGGGGCGTTGCTCAAGTACGTGCGAGAGTTGCAGCCGGCGGGCATCCCGCACCTGTCGCGCCCGACGCTGGAGCGCGCGGGCGGCGTCATGCCGCTGGACGAGATGACGCGCCGCAACCTGGAGCTGGTGGAGTCGCTGCGTGGCGAGAGCGAGCACCCCAACGGGCGCGCGGCCGCCGAGCGTGCGGGGACGCTGCTGGGCGTGTTCGACCGCACGCAGACGCCAATGGGAGCGCGTGCGCTGCGGCAGTGGCTCCTGGCGCCGCTCCTGGACAAGGGGGCGATCGATGCGCGGCTGGATGCGGTGGGGGCGCTGGTGGGCGACTCGCTGGCCCGCGGCGCCGTGCGCGACGCGCTGGATGGGGTGCGCGACGTGGAGCGGCTGGCGAGCAAGGCGGCCGCGGGGCGCGCCACGCCGCGCGAGCTGGGCGCGTTAGGCAGCTCGCTGGCGCAACTGCCGCGCGTGGTGGCCGCGATTGCGCACCTCACGGACTATGGCGCGCTGGGCGACGTTGCCGCGCACTGGGACTCGTGCGCCGACCTGGCGGAGGCGATCGCCGCGGCGCTGGTGGAGCGAGCGCCGGTGGCCATCGGCGACGAGGATACCATTCGTCCCGGCGTGGACATCGCGCTGGACGAGCTGCGTGCGCTGCGCGACGGTGGGCGCGATGCCATCGCCAACATCCAGGCCGCCGAGCGCGAGCGGACGGGGATTACCTCGCTCAAGGTGGGTTACAACCGCGTCTTCGGGTATTTCATCGAGATCAGCAACGCCAACCGGCACCTGATTCCCGACGACTACCAGCGCCGCCAAACGCTCACCGGCGCCGAGCGCTACGTCACGCCGGCGCTCAAGGAGTACGAGGAGAAGGTCCTGACGGCGACCGAGCGCATCGAGGTGCGTGAGCGCGAGCTGTTCGAGGCGTTGCGGACACGAGTGGGCGGGGCCATCCGCCGGCTGCAAGGGGCGGCGGCGCTGGCGGCGCAGCTCGACGTGCTGGCAACGCTGGCCGAGGTGGCGGCGAGCGAGCGCTATGTGCGCCCGGAAATCACGGACGGCTTCGAGCTGGACATCATTGGCGGGCGCCACCCGGTGGTGGAGCGGATGATGCCGCGCGACAAGTTCATCCCCAACGATGTGCAGCTGACGGACGGAGGGCGGATGATCATCCTCACCGGCCCCAACATGGCCGGCAAGTCGACGATCCTGCGCCAGATCGGGCTCATCGCGCTCATTGCGCAGGTCGGATCGTTCGTCCCGGCGGCGAAGGCGACGATCGGGATCATCGACCGCATCTTCACGCGGGTGGGGGCGAGCGACAACCTGGTGCGCGGGCAGTCGACGTTCATGGTGGAGATGGCAGAGACGAGCGCCATCCTGCACACGGCCACTCGGCGGTCGCTGGTATTGCTGGACGAGATCGGGCGCGGGACGTCGACGTACGACGGCGTCTCGATCGCGTGGGCGGTGAGCGAGCACCTGCACGACACGACCGGGGCCAAGACCGTCTTCGCCACGCACTATCACGAGCTGACGCAACTCATCGACGAACTCCCGGCGGCGCGCAACTTCAACGTCGCGGTGCGGGAGGTGGGGGAGCAGGTGCTCTTTCTGCACCGATTGCAACCGGGTGGGGCGGATCGGTCGTACGGGATCGAGGTGGGGCGGCTGGCGGGATTGCCCGACGCCGTCATTCGACGTGCGCGCGAAGTGCTGGCGTTGCTGGAGGGGGAGGCGTTGGTGGCGGGACTCTCGGGGGAGAAGACGGGAAGACGAGAGGACGAGAAGACGAGAGGGGGGGGTGCGACACCGCAGTTGTCCCTCTTTGCCACTGCGCCGCATCCGGCGATGCTCAGGCTCAAGCAGGTGGACGTGAACCAGATGACGCCGCTGGAAGCGATGAAGATCCTCGACGAGCTCTCGCGACTCGCTAGGGATGCCTAGCGAGTAACGGTAGATTCCGCTGGACGTGCTCTTTCGGTTCGACCGATGTTCACCCCTGCCACTGTATTCACCTGACGTGACGCGCACCGCCCGCCTTTCGCTCATACCTCCTGTGTCCCGCCACTCCCGCCACTCCCGCCACTCCCGCAACTCCCCGCGCACCGCGCGGGCTACTGTGGTGACGACGTTGGCCGTGGCGTTACTTGCGTCGGGGTGCGGCAAGGGGGGAAGGGGGGAGGGGCCGCAGGTGGCGACGGCGGACTCGCTCCCGGTGTTCATCGGTGATTCGCTCCCGTTCAAGTACCCGGTGGCCCCGTATATCGAAGGGGTCCAGGACAACGTCACGTTGCGGCTGTACCTGGACGAGTTTGGCCGTCCGGTACCGGAGTCGACGAAGGTGCACGAACACGCGAAGCTCGCCGCCTTCGACAGCTCGGCGCTGGAGGGGGCATCGCAGCTCGTCTTCCGACCGGCGTACCGCGACGGGAAGGCGATTGCCTTCCCGGTGCTCTTTCCGATCAAGTTCCGCGTCCCCGATGGCCCCCCGATGCCGGGGGACAGCGGGGCCCCGATTGCGCCCGCTGCGCCCGTCGTCGCCGAATCGTCCGCTGTCAAGCGTTAGGCATTCACCCGGCCCCTTTCGTGACCGACCTCGCCCCCGCCCCCGCCGCCGCCTCGAACATCGCGCAGCTGTCCGGCCGCGTTCCCCGCAACCGCCAGGTCTTCGAGTCGGTGCTGGAGACGATCGGATGGACGCCGCTCATCCACCTCACGCGCGTCACGCGCGGAATCCGCACGCCGGTGTACGGCAAGGCGGAGTTCTTCAACCCTGGCGGCTCGGTGAAGGACCGCATCGGGCTCCCGATCATCGCGCAGGCCGAGCGCGAGGGGAAGCTCAAGCCAGGCGGGGTGATCGTGGAAGGGACGAGCGGCAACACGGGGATCGGGCTCGCGCTGGCCGCGGCGCTCAGGGGGTATCGCTGCATCTTCACGATGCCCGACAAGATGTCGCAGGAGAAGGTGCGCCTGCTCAAGGCCTTTGGGGCCGAGGTGATCATCACGCCGACGGCAGTTCCGCCGGACCATCCCGACAACTACGTGATGATGGCGCGGCGCATTGCCGCGGAGACGCCTAACGCGGTGCTGGCCAACCAGTTCTACAACGAGGCCAACCCGCAGGCGCACGAAGAGACGACGGGGCCCGAGCTGTGGGAGCAGACCGAGGGGCGCATCACGCACTTTGTCGGCGCGGCGGGGACGGGGGGGACGCTCACCGGGGTGGGGCGTTACCTCAAGTCGAAGAACCCGAAGATCCAGATCATTGCCGGCGACCCGCAGGGGTCGATCCTGGCCGAGATGTGGCGCTCGCAGGGGCAGGGGAAGCCGGAAGGGGCGCCGTACAAGGTGGAAGGGATCGGGCAGGACAAGGTCCCGGGGACGCTCGACATGGGAGTCATCGACGAGTTCATCACCGTCAGCGACAAGGATGCCTTCTCGATGGCGCGGCGCCTGACGAGAGAGGAAGGACTCTTCGTGGGCGGCTCGGCGGGGCTCATCGCGCATGCCGCGCTCAACGTGGCGCGCCGCATCAACGATCCCGACGCCTTGGTGGTCACCTTCCTGTGCGACACGGGGGAGCGCTACCTCTCCAAGCTCTACAACGACGAGTGGATGCGCGAGAACCAGCTCCTGGAGGCCGACAAGGCGACGATTGCGCAGGTGATCAACGTGAAGCCGGGCGGGGCGCCAGTGATGGTGAGCACGGCGCCGGGCGCACCGGTGCGGCAGGCGTTGCGGCTGATGTCGCTGCACGACGTGTCGCAGCTCCCGGTGATGGACGGGAGCACCTGCATTGGCTCGGTCAACGAGCACACGTTGTCGGCGCGCGCATTGGACAACCCCAAGCTGCTGGATGCGACGGTGGGCGACGTGATGGACCCGCCCTTCCCGATGATCGACGTCAACACGCCCGCCGACAACGTGGCCAAGCTCCTCTCGAAGACAAACCCCGCGGTGCTGGTGCAGTCGCACGGGCAGCTGGCGGGGATCGTGACGCGCGGCGACTTGCTGCAGTACCTCATGGCGAAGTGACAGAAGACGAGACGACGAGAGGACGAGAAGACGAGAGGCGGTCATGCGAGTGACGGTGCTCATGGGGGGGACTTCCTCCGAGCGGGATGTGTCGCTGGCGTCGGGGCTTCGAGTGGCGGGGGCGCTGCGCGCGGCGGGGCATGAGGTGCGCGTGGTGGATACGGCGCGGGGGGCGCTCAGTGCGGCTGACGAGCGCTCGATGCTCGAGGGGGGGCGCGTGGTGAAGACGGTGCCGCCCGACGTGCAGGCGCTGGTGCGGCTCAATCGGCAGCTACCGTCGTCGATCGATCATGTGGGGGAGACCGACGTCATCTTCCTCGCGCTGCATGGGGGAACGGGCGAGGACGGGACGATCCAGGCGCTGCTCGACCTCACCGGGATTCCCTACACGGGGAGCGGGCACCTGGCGAGCGCGCTGGCGATGGACAAGGATCTCTCCAAGCATCTCTTTCGCGCGGCGGGGGTCCCGA from Gemmatimonadaceae bacterium carries:
- a CDS encoding NUDIX hydrolase; protein product: MSDSTRESPKHAVSSADDGATGDSPRVGSVRAYHGRVLNVDLDRVRFPNGTLGELEMIRHPGASAVLPFASDPAGDDPQLLLIRQYRYAAERFIYEIPAGRLDPGETPLACATRELLEETGCTAARVEHLITIYTTPGFTDEKIHLFMATGLTMGESRLEADEFIEVVTKPLSEVLRLIEQGEVVDGKTLVAILYAAGFRCGR
- a CDS encoding insulinase family protein; its protein translation is MSGSTSGGRPTPGVARPYAFPAVESQRFANGLEALVVPLRRLPLATVLLMSDAGAECDAVAAAGTAQLTTEALAEGTRSRDAVALAGTFEQLGGSLDTGVAWTHATCSTTVLATRLPGALQLLAEVLREPSFPEGEVDRLREEQLAALLQQRAEPRGLADDMFARFCFVAASRYAVGEAGDEAGVAPLTRREVVAHHARYVVPARSRVIVVGDVEVAQVMQLAEETLGAWRRDGEVAPAIDVGAATAGRGLHLVAKDDAPQTELRIGHPSVPRAHRDFHALTVMNAILGGLFNSRINLNLREVHAYTYGAFSQFDWRRYASLFEVSTAVRSDVTGAAVTEIMGEIARMRDERVSDAELSLAVDYLTGVFPIRFETSAAIAGALATRAGFALPANYFDEYRARIAAVTADDVLRVAQLHLDPARLQVVAVGDPLQVRGQLESLALGEVRSYDATGARLEG
- a CDS encoding insulinase family protein; its protein translation is MQLPIETYTLANGLRVTLSEDHTAPIVAVNLWYHVGSANERPERTGFAHLFEHMLFQGSEHVAANEHFELVQRAGGTLNGSTWLERTNYYETLPSNQLSLALWLEADRMARLLAAMTQEKLDTQRDVVKNERRWSVDNQPYGTWWERLPALAFPPEHPFHHSLIGSMEHLSDATLEDVADFFRTYYTPDNAVLSIVGDFDTAEAKALVEAHFGAIPRGSGRPPLPDMSVPSVFGEWRREVVADDVMVPRLFLALRSPVLGADAYFAASVAGGVLGMGRGSRLYQQLVRERQLASAVSVFTFDLAKGTDLLIIDITGRPGVSGETLEAAVGEVLDTMQSDGVREAEVSRATAMICTDLVSSLQSAQGRADKLSQFATYFGDPAQANALVDRFQRVSVDDVNRLARERFGRDNRATLLYVPRAGEDAGAAGGGAADGTAVEVGR
- a CDS encoding energy transducer TonB; translated protein: MALLASGCGKGGRGEGPQVATADSLPVFIGDSLPFKYPVAPYIEGVQDNVTLRLYLDEFGRPVPESTKVHEHAKLAAFDSSALEGASQLVFRPAYRDGKAIAFPVLFPIKFRVPDGPPMPGDSGAPIAPAAPVVAESSAVKR
- the holA gene encoding DNA polymerase III subunit delta, translated to MSAQGLRELRKAIVSKAFEPAYFFHGDDEYRKESAVRELIAGAVDPATRDFNFDLLRGGEVTPEQLASAANTLPMMAERRVVVLRDVPALKKDSRAVLERYLTRPSCDTVLILVAPAGAKPEKGLDHGVVSLPFPVLRDQELMEWVSRHAQEVHGVTMTQRAVSLLFESVGSDTGQLASEVDKLVSYTQGATIDTDAVAAVVGVRQGESLGDFLDRVAARDAAGALALIEHVLQLPKSGLVPIIIALSVQTLAMGWARQARDRGVSEARLGSELFALLKETGAYPMRSWSEATDCWKRNVARWDATSIDAALAALLAADRAAKDTKLSSDEQMLASLVCAMCAPARRLAA
- a CDS encoding sigma-70 family RNA polymerase sigma factor, producing the protein MADSALQSAHLTAGHAVREQLRQVDDGAVVSAFLTGEERAFQELVDRYQTRLLNFIYRTIGDRERAEDLVQEVFIRVYRHLHRFDRSKKFSTWIYTIASNLAKNELRNRSRNPLVLFQAIRKNWQDEDRPLQFEDPASRPDDLYRKRHLRELVELSVERLPEHHRQVFVLRELEGKSYEEIAEITDCNLGTVKSRLNRARNAFAAIISPGLR
- a CDS encoding SPOR domain-containing protein; this encodes MSMRGVRAAMVALGAVAIVAPATARAQRTDAAAAPSAILSRVQRMVNGGDRDGARAFADSVVQASPEGSAAYVEALYARAFASPSAVEAERDYLRVSVEYSLSPRAEDATMMVAQLKLARGDRLGARRNFERLVREHPEGSQASKAAFWAGRLAIEDGDLPHGCQSLATSRAKVSADDVELVNQIDYYRQRCSAAALAAAAPADTAAAAASTAKGATTPGAGSAKARPKTAREKAQERADSVRAERARVESARKERVRLEQERVAAERAEKLRVALEQRAAQEQAATQERIAREQAERQRAADSAAAVPGKVFTVQVAAFPKLRDAEALKEVLQQRGYEARVWGAKAPFRVRVGRYATHEEADAALARMKGSRLNGMVVEAEPQ
- the mutS gene encoding DNA mismatch repair protein MutS; protein product: MSRDATPLMQQYRDIKARHQEAILLFRMGDFYEMFFEDAEVASRVLGLTLTSRNNGGASDVPLAGVPVKAVNDYLRRLVQQGFRVAICEQVEDPKLAKGIVRREVVETITPGAAFADDLLDVTRNNFLCAVHRDGDTFGIAAADVSTGAFHLVIAPARDAGAALARFAPSEVLVARGTSLVGAAAGELSADGALVTERDAWEFDPELAREELARHFGVHSLEGFGVGGDAAPAVGAGGALLKYVRELQPAGIPHLSRPTLERAGGVMPLDEMTRRNLELVESLRGESEHPNGRAAAERAGTLLGVFDRTQTPMGARALRQWLLAPLLDKGAIDARLDAVGALVGDSLARGAVRDALDGVRDVERLASKAAAGRATPRELGALGSSLAQLPRVVAAIAHLTDYGALGDVAAHWDSCADLAEAIAAALVERAPVAIGDEDTIRPGVDIALDELRALRDGGRDAIANIQAAERERTGITSLKVGYNRVFGYFIEISNANRHLIPDDYQRRQTLTGAERYVTPALKEYEEKVLTATERIEVRERELFEALRTRVGGAIRRLQGAAALAAQLDVLATLAEVAASERYVRPEITDGFELDIIGGRHPVVERMMPRDKFIPNDVQLTDGGRMIILTGPNMAGKSTILRQIGLIALIAQVGSFVPAAKATIGIIDRIFTRVGASDNLVRGQSTFMVEMAETSAILHTATRRSLVLLDEIGRGTSTYDGVSIAWAVSEHLHDTTGAKTVFATHYHELTQLIDELPAARNFNVAVREVGEQVLFLHRLQPGGADRSYGIEVGRLAGLPDAVIRRAREVLALLEGEALVAGLSGEKTGRREDEKTRGGGATPQLSLFATAPHPAMLRLKQVDVNQMTPLEAMKILDELSRLARDA